In Phoenix dactylifera cultivar Barhee BC4 chromosome 11, palm_55x_up_171113_PBpolish2nd_filt_p, whole genome shotgun sequence, the following are encoded in one genomic region:
- the LOC103716826 gene encoding probable ribose-5-phosphate isomerase 2, with the protein MHAVCSQTPDMAIPFPHLLYSETPPIPAPLAPLVEATTAPTQDDLKRIAAHRAVELVESGMVLGLGTGSTAAHALDRIGELIRRGTLRDVVGIPTSKKTEAHAAAVGIPLSDLHAHSVVDLSIDGADEVDPSLNLVKGRGGSLLREKMIEGASRRFVVIVDESKMVPRIGGSGLAVPVEVIPFCWGHTLNRLRSLFDGEPGFDAKLRRAATAGDGGQGDPFVTDNGNFIVDLYFENGIHGDLDLISDKILRITGVVEHGMFLGMASSVIIAGEDGVTVVDKREVR; encoded by the coding sequence ATGCACGCCGTCTGCTCTCAAACCCCAGACATGGCCATCCCCTTCCCCCACCTCCTTTACTCCGAGACGCCCCCCATTCCGGCGCCCCTCGCCCCGCTAGTGGAGGCGACGACCGCCCCGACGCAGGATGATCTGAAGCGCATCGCCGCTCACCGCGCCGTGGAGCTGGTGGAGTCCGGCATGGTCCTTGGCCTCGGCACCGGCTCCACCGCTGCCCACGCCCTGGACCGCATCGGCGAGCTTATCCGCCGCGGCACCCTCCGCGACGTCGTCGGCATCCCCACCTCCAAGAAGACCGAGGCCCACGCCGCCGCCGTCGGCATCCCCCTCTCCGACCTCCATGCCCACTCGGTCGTCGACCTGTCCATCGACGGCGCCGACGAGGTCGACCCGTCGCTCAACCTCGTCAAGGGCCGCGGCGGCTCCCTCCTCCGCGAGAAGATGATCGAGGGCGCCAGCCGCCGCTTCGTCGTCATCGTTGACGAGTCCAAGATGGTCCCCCGCATCGGCGGCAGCGGTCTCGCCGTCCCCGTCGAGGTCATCCCCTTCTGCTGGGGCCACACCCTAAATCGCCTTCGGAGCCTCTTCGACGGCGAGCCCGGCTTCGATGCCAAGCTCCGACGGGCCGCCACCGCCGGCGACGGTGGGCAAGGCGACCCCTTTGTGACGGACAATGGAAATTTCATTGTGGATCTATACTTCGAGAATGGGATCCATGGCGATCTGGATCTGATCAGCGATAAGATATTGAGGATCACCGGGGTGGTCGAGCACGGGATGTTCCTTGGAATGGCATCGTCGGTGATCATCGCCGGCGAGGACGGCGTGACGGTGGTGGACAAGCGGGAGGTGAGGTGA
- the LOC103716833 gene encoding threonine synthase, chloroplastic-like, whose translation MATAAASSSLSFAVSHRRRHSISPATRLMTLKAPPSKHLLLRNPSSRRRLRISCSAAPPDAEAQPSKNRRPADENIREEAARRELAAPADGFSAWYVPFGAPADDGPFGERYSLDEIVYRSRSGGLLDVRHDMEALKKFPGSYWRALFDSRVGRTTWPYGSGVWSKKEWVLPEIDADHIVSLFEGNSNLFWAERLGREHLGGMPDLWVKHCGISHTGSFKDLGMTVLVSQVNRLRRHPLNRPIAGVGCASTGDTSAALSAYCAAAGIPAIVFLPADRISLAQLVQPIANGATVLSLDTDFDGCMRLIREVTAELPIYLANSLNSLRLEGQKTAAIEILQQFDWEVPDWVIVPGGNLGNIYAFYKGFEMCRELGLVDRMPRLVCAQAANANPLYLHYKAGWGDFKPVTAAPTFASAIQIGDPVSIDRAVFAVRATDGIVEEATEEELMDAMSLADRTGMFACPHTGVALAALTKLRDRRVIKATDRTVVVSTAHGLKFTQSKIDYHSKEIADMACRYANPPVSVKANFGAVMDVLKKKLDVKLKA comes from the coding sequence ATGGCCACCGCGGCCGCTTCCTCCTCTTTATCCTTCGCTGTATCTCACCGCCGCCGCCACTCCATATCTCCTGCTACCCGTCTCATGACATTAAAGGCGCCGCCTTCCAAACATCTTCTCCTCCGGAACCCTAGCAGCCGCCGCCGCCTTCGGATATCCTGCTCCGCCGCCCCGCCGGACGCGGAGGCCCAGCCGTCGAAGAACCGCCGCCCGGCGGACGAGAACATCCGCGAGGAGGCGGCGCGCCGCGAGCTAGCCGCCCCCGCCGACGGCTTCTCCGCCTGGTACGTCCCTTTCGGCGCTCCCGCCGACGACGGCCCCTTTGGCGAGCGCTACTCCCTCGACGAGATCGTctaccggagccgttccggcggCCTCCTCGACGTCCGGCACGACATGGAGGCCCTCAAGAAGTTCCCGGGCTCCTACTGGCGCGCCCTCTTCGACTCCCGCGTCGGCCGCACCACCTGGCCTTACGGATCCGGCGTCTGGAGCAAGAAGGAGTGGGTCCTCCCGGAGATCGACGCCGACCACATCGTCTCCCTGTTCGAAGGCAACTCCAACCTCTTCTGGGCCGAGCGCCTCGGCCGTGAGCACCTCGGCGGCATGCCCGATCTCTGGGTCAAGCACTGCGGCATCTCCCACACCGGCTCCTTCAAGGACCTCGGCATGACCGTCCTCGTTAGCCAGGTCAACCGCCTCCGCCGCCACCCCCTCAACCGCCCCATCGCCGGCGTCGGCTGCGCCTCCACCGGCGACACCTCCGCCGCCCTCTCCGCCTACTGCGCCGCCGCCGGCATCCCCGCCATCGTCTTCCTCCCCGCAGACCGCATCTCCCTCGCCCAGCTCGTCCAGCCCATCGCCAACGGCGCCACCGTCCTCTCCCTCGACACCGACTTCGACGGCTGCATGCGTCTCATCCGCGAGGTCACCGCCGAGCTCCCCATCTATCTCGCCAACTCGCTCAATTCCCTCCGCCTCGAGGGCCAGAAGACAGCCGCCATCGAGATCCTCCAGCAGTTCGACTGGGAGGTCCCCGACTGGGTCATTGTTCCCGGTGGCAACCTTGGCAACATCTACGCCTTCTACAAAGGCTTCGAAATGTGCCGCGAGCTCGGCCTTGTCGACCGTATGCCCCGCCTTGTGTGTGCCCAGGCCGCCAATGCCAATCCCCTCTACCTCCACTACAAGGCCGGATGGGGTGACTTCAAGCCTGTCACTGCTGCCCCGACCTTCGCCTCCGCCATCCAGATTGGAGACCCTGTGTCCATCGACCGCGCGGTCTTTGCCGTCCGTGCCACCGATGGAATTGTCGAGGAGGCCACTGAAGAGGAGCTGATGGACGCGATGTCGCTCGCCGACCGCACGGGCATGTTTGCATGCCCCCACACGGGAGTCGCCCTTGCTGCCCTCACGAAGCTGAGGGATAGGAGGGTCATCAAGGCAACAGACCGGACAGTGGTCGTGAGCACTGCGCATGGGCTCAAATTCACTCAATCCAAGATCGACTACCACTCCAAAGAGATAGCCGACATGGCCTGCAGGTATGCGAACCCACCTGTAAGCGTGAAGGCAAATTTTGGTGCAGTGATGGATGTCTTGAAGAAGAAGCTTGATGTGAAGCTGAAAGCCTGA